The window GATGTAATGACATGGTACTTTCATGGCTTCTCAACTCTTTGTCCAAAGAGATAGCTGAAAGTGTGCTCTATTCACAGAGTGCAAAAGATTTGTGGAGTGACCTAGAAGACAGATTTGGACAGGCAAATAGAGCAAAGTTATTCCAATTACAAAAGGAATTAAGTTCAGTAGTGCAAGGTAATTCAAGTGTATCAACTTACTTCACCAAAATCAAAAGCCTATGGGATGAACTAGATGCACTCAATACATTTTCTGTTTGTGTATGTGAGTGTGAGTGTGGTGCAAAAGTCAAAAGCTTGAAAGCACACCAAGATGAAAGACTTTTGCAGTTCCTAATGGGactaaatgatatttttattggGGTAAGGAGTAACATTCTATTGTCATCACCTTTACCCTCCATTGGACAGGCATACTCTCTTGTGATTCAAGACGAGAAGCAAAGGGAGATACATGCTACCCCTGCATACTCAGGGGAATCTGCCTCATTCATTACTACCAACCAACAAGGAAGTTTCAGAAGATTAAATGAGAACAGGATGCAGAAAACAAGTTCTGAATCTAAGAAGTATTTGGGAATTTGTTCCTATTGCAAAAAACCTGGACATAGCATCCAGAAATGCTATAGAATTCATGGGTTTCCAGCTGATTTCAAGTTCACAAGGGAGAAAAGATTTCAAGGAAGTGCCCAGGCAAACAAAGCTTCCTTCTCAAATCAAGAAAATGAACAGGGAAGTGCATCAGGAGTTCAGAATCTCACCAAAGAAAATGTGGCTGAGCTGCTGCAGCTTCTTCAGCAAGTGAGAGTAGGACATTCCAATGCAGAAACCCCTGATGTTGCAGCAAATGTGAGCCATGCTGGTATGACaaatttatgtgaaaatttagcctatttaattcaaatcaatGATGAGTCTTGGATATTGGATAGTGGAGCAACAGAACATATGTCTTTCAACAAAGATTTTTTTACAGAATTAAAAACTTTGGCTAAACCTCTCATGGTAAAACTCCCAAACTCTTACAGAGTTCAGGTCACTCATTCAGGAACCATTTCTCTTTTGCCTAATCTAATTCTTCGAAATGTTCTTTACGTTCcatccttcaaatataatctaTTGTCTGTGCACAAGTTGTGCAGACAACTCAAGCAATATGTTTTATTCACACctttttcatgttttcttctACAGGGCCCTTCAGTGAAGAGCCCACTGGAGATTGGTAAAGAGGAAGGGGGCCTCTACATTTTCAGATCCAGACATACAACACCAGTGTCTAAGAGTCCACTCAAATTTAGAAGTGTTTTTATTCCAAGAAGGAATTCTATTTCCAATCTTAGTTTGCATTCATGTTTTAGCTTTTCTGATTCAACTGTAAAAGACAAGCTATGACACTACAGATTAGGCCATATGCCCCTTAGCAATATGAAAAATATTTCATCAGTTTCTATATCCAAGTGTTCCAAATTCTCTAGTCCATGTCTTATTTGTCCTATGGCAAGACAGTCCAAACTTCCATTTCCCTCTAGTTCTATTTTACTAAGAAAGTGTTTGAATTAATTCATGTGGATACCTGGGGACCATACAATAGTGCTACATATGATGGTTTTAAATACTTCCTTACAATTATTGATGATTTCAGTAGAGGCACATGGACCTACCTACTAACCAACAAATCCAATGCATTCACTATTCTACGAGGTTTTATAGCTATGGTAGAAAGACAGTTTAATAGCAAGGTGAAAATCATAAGGTCGGATAATGCTTTTGAATTGGGAAGTGGTAAAATTCAATCAGAATTTTTTGAGTCACTAGGTATTATTCATCAAACCACTTGTGTAtccacaccacaacaaaatggagtggtggAGAGAAAATACAGGCATCTTTTAGAGACATCTAGAGCCTTGTTATACCAATCACACCTGCCTACATCATACTGGGGTGACTGCCTTCTTACAACAACCTATTTGATCAACAGATTTCCTTCAAGTGTCTTAAAGCTTAAGACTCCTTATGAAGTCCTTTTTTCAATCAAGCCAAATTACTCTAACCTTAGATGCTTTGGGTGTTTATGTTTTGCTTCTACTGTCTCAAATCAAAGAACTAAGTTTGAACCTAGATCTATACCTTGTGTGTTCTTAGGTTATCCTCATGGAAAGAAGGGTTACAAGGTGTTGAACCTCAAGAATTTGAAGCCTTTCATTTCTAGAGATGTTATATTTCATGAAGAattctttccttttgcttctgttaagtctaattctttttctaagaTTTATTTACCCACTGCTCCATTTTCTGCAAATCATCAGATTCCTATCAGACCCTACACTAAAACAGATTCTCAACTCTCCAAAGAG of the Nicotiana tabacum cultivar K326 chromosome 7, ASM71507v2, whole genome shotgun sequence genome contains:
- the LOC142162348 gene encoding uncharacterized protein LOC142162348: MGTSPESSDTLASSSVVTTNVPAPAVTFASGVIDSTHPYYLHPSDYLGMNLVSSIFDGKGYGGWRRAVIIALSAKNKLGFIDGTLIIPKTDFAVQQTWGRCNDMVLSWLLNSLSKEIAESVLYSQSAKDLWSDLEDRFGQANRAKLFQLQKELSSVVQGNSSVSTYFTKIKSLWDELDALNTFSVCVCECECGAKVKSLKAHQDERLLQFLMGLNDIFIGVRSNILLSSPLPSIGQAYSLVIQDEKQREIHATPAYSGESASFITTNQQGSFRRLNENRMQKTSSESKKYLGICSYCKKPGHSIQKCYRIHGFPADFKFTREKRFQGSAQANKASFSNQENEQGSASGVQNLTKENVAELLQLLQQVRVGHSNAETPDVAANVSHAGMTNLCENLAYLIQINDESWILDSGATEHMSFNKDFFTELKTLAKPLMVKLPNSYRVQVTHSGTISLLPNLILRNGPSVKSPLEIGKEEGGLYIFRSRHTTPVSKSPLKFRSVFIPRRNSISNLSLHSCFSFSDSTVKDKL